The following coding sequences are from one Streptomyces sp. NBC_01294 window:
- a CDS encoding TlpA family protein disulfide reductase produces the protein MSLSRAPRRRSISGRALLLTAATAAGVMTLTSCGGSDGGSKSSSSGGNYVTGPSGISRVAKGERDEAPKLDGETLDGETLDTTTLKGKVVVLNVWGSWCPPCRGEAPSFAKVSKELADAGKDVAFVGINTRDTSTQNAKAFEETYGITYPSLYDPAGKLMLRFPKGTLNPNAIPSTIIIDKEGRIAARTLAPVGEDHLRSMIDPILAEQ, from the coding sequence ATGAGCCTTAGCCGCGCCCCCCGTCGCCGCTCGATCAGCGGCCGCGCCCTCCTGCTGACCGCGGCGACCGCCGCGGGCGTCATGACGCTGACGTCCTGCGGAGGGTCGGACGGCGGCAGCAAGTCCAGCAGCTCCGGCGGCAACTACGTCACGGGCCCCAGCGGCATCTCCCGGGTGGCCAAGGGGGAGCGGGACGAGGCCCCGAAGCTCGACGGCGAGACCCTCGACGGCGAGACCCTCGACACCACCACCCTCAAGGGCAAGGTCGTCGTCCTCAACGTCTGGGGCTCCTGGTGCCCGCCGTGCCGCGGCGAGGCCCCCAGCTTCGCGAAGGTCTCCAAGGAACTGGCCGACGCCGGCAAGGACGTCGCCTTCGTCGGCATCAACACCCGCGACACCAGCACGCAGAACGCGAAGGCCTTCGAGGAGACGTACGGGATCACCTACCCGAGCCTGTACGACCCCGCCGGGAAGCTGATGCTCCGCTTCCCCAAGGGCACGCTCAACCCGAACGCGATCCCCTCCACGATCATCATCGACAAGGAGGGCAGGATCGCCGCCCGCACCCTGGCCCCGGTGGGCGAGGACCACTTGCGCTCGATGATCGACCCGATCCTCGCGGAGCAGTGA
- the resB gene encoding cytochrome c biogenesis protein ResB, producing the protein MSTTDKASTEASTEASTDASTDAATDAATDASEAAAGAQLSTAPLEDSPTGPAVGIGVIGWVRWFWRQLTSMRVALILLFLLSLGAIPGSLIPQTNVDAMKVASWKEANADWVTVAEKLQLFDVYSSVWFSAIYLLLFISLIGCIVPRSWQFVGQLRGRPPAAPRRLDRLPAHTTWRTEKTPDEVLAHAKTMLGGARFRTERGEGHVAAEKGYLREAGNLIFHVSLIVMLVAFAWGQYFKSEGGKLVLRGTGFSNTLTQYDDFKPGTLFNPDDLPPFSFTLDRFDATYEMSGPQRGTPRDFKAHITFSDGADGTPQKREIQVNEPLEVDGSKVYLLGHGYAPILSVTDPTGKVIFKDAVPMLPQDANLTSVGAVKVTDGYKDKDGKTEQLGFTAVFVPTYAGDGHGTMFSQFPAALQPRLMLNAWHGSLGVDSGLPQNVYVLKTDKMQSFKDESGEVFKQKLSLGDTMTLPNGAGSVKFEGIERWATFSVTHQPGSGLALAGAIAAIAGLAGSLFIQRRRIWVRAVTGKDGVTVVEMAGLGRSESTRLPQELADLAATLHRQAPSAPAAMAEPRVEETPEGERG; encoded by the coding sequence ATGAGTACGACTGACAAGGCATCCACCGAGGCATCCACCGAGGCGTCCACGGATGCGTCCACGGACGCAGCCACGGACGCAGCCACGGACGCGTCCGAGGCCGCGGCCGGTGCCCAGCTCTCCACCGCCCCGCTGGAGGACAGCCCCACCGGGCCGGCCGTCGGCATCGGCGTGATCGGCTGGGTCCGCTGGTTCTGGCGGCAGCTCACCTCCATGCGGGTGGCGCTGATCCTGCTCTTCCTGCTGTCGCTGGGCGCCATCCCCGGCTCCCTGATCCCGCAGACCAACGTCGACGCGATGAAGGTGGCCTCCTGGAAGGAGGCCAACGCGGACTGGGTGACCGTCGCCGAGAAGCTCCAGCTCTTCGACGTCTACAGCTCGGTGTGGTTCTCCGCGATCTACCTGCTGCTGTTCATCTCGCTGATCGGCTGCATCGTGCCGCGCTCCTGGCAGTTCGTCGGCCAGCTCCGCGGCCGCCCGCCGGCCGCCCCCAGGCGGCTGGACCGGCTTCCCGCCCACACCACCTGGCGCACCGAGAAGACCCCGGACGAGGTCCTCGCGCACGCGAAGACGATGCTCGGCGGGGCCCGCTTCCGCACCGAGCGCGGCGAGGGCCACGTCGCGGCGGAGAAGGGCTACCTCCGCGAGGCCGGGAACCTGATCTTCCACGTCTCGCTGATCGTGATGCTGGTGGCCTTCGCCTGGGGCCAGTACTTCAAGTCCGAGGGCGGCAAGCTGGTCCTGCGCGGCACCGGCTTCTCGAACACGCTCACCCAGTACGACGACTTCAAGCCCGGCACGCTCTTCAACCCCGACGACCTGCCGCCGTTCAGCTTCACGCTGGACCGGTTCGACGCGACGTACGAGATGAGCGGACCGCAGCGGGGCACCCCGCGCGACTTCAAGGCGCACATCACCTTCTCCGACGGCGCCGACGGCACGCCGCAGAAGCGCGAGATCCAGGTCAACGAGCCCCTCGAAGTCGACGGCTCCAAGGTCTACCTGCTCGGCCACGGCTACGCGCCGATCCTCTCGGTGACCGACCCCACCGGCAAGGTGATCTTCAAGGACGCCGTGCCGATGCTCCCGCAGGACGCCAACCTCACCTCCGTCGGCGCCGTCAAGGTCACCGACGGCTACAAGGACAAGGACGGCAAGACGGAGCAGCTCGGCTTCACCGCCGTCTTCGTGCCGACGTACGCCGGCGACGGCCACGGCACGATGTTCTCGCAGTTCCCGGCCGCGCTCCAGCCGCGCCTCATGCTCAACGCCTGGCACGGCAGCCTCGGCGTGGACTCGGGCCTGCCGCAGAACGTGTACGTGCTCAAGACGGACAAGATGCAGTCCTTCAAGGACGAGTCCGGCGAGGTGTTCAAGCAGAAGCTCTCGCTCGGCGACACGATGACCCTGCCCAACGGCGCGGGCAGCGTGAAGTTCGAGGGCATCGAGCGGTGGGCCACCTTCTCCGTCACCCACCAGCCGGGCAGCGGCCTCGCCCTCGCGGGCGCGATCGCCGCCATCGCGGGCCTGGCCGGATCGCTGTTCATCCAGCGCCGCCGGATCTGGGTCCGCGCGGTGACCGGCAAGGACGGCGTGACCGTCGTCGAGATGGCGGGCCTGGGCCGCAGCGAGTCCACCAGGCTGCCGCAGGAGCTGGCGGACCTCGCCGCCACGCTGCACCGGCAGGCGCCGTCCGCGCCTGCCGCAATGGCCGAACCACGTGTCGAAGAAACCCCTGAAGGAGAGCGCGGATGA
- a CDS encoding cytochrome c biogenesis CcdA family protein has translation MVEYVLAAEATGVNTTVLNGALLLALPISVLAGLVSFFSPCVLPLVPGYLSYVTGVSGADLAEARRGRMLAGALLFIAGFTAVFVSTGALFGYFGETLRENNEIISRVLGGLVIVLGLFFMGAIPGLTMREFRFHKKPTAGLVGAPLLGVLFGVGWTPCMGPTLAAVTTLSLDQASAGRGALLTVAYCLGLGLPFVLTAIAFRKALGAFGWVKKHYAWVMRIGGGMLILTGLLLVTGMWASIVSDMQSWTQSFTVGI, from the coding sequence GTGGTCGAGTACGTACTCGCGGCCGAGGCGACCGGCGTGAACACCACCGTCCTGAACGGGGCGCTGCTGCTGGCGCTGCCCATCTCGGTCCTCGCCGGGCTGGTCTCCTTCTTCTCGCCCTGCGTGCTCCCGCTGGTCCCCGGCTACCTCTCCTACGTGACCGGCGTCAGCGGCGCCGACCTCGCCGAGGCCCGGCGCGGGCGGATGCTGGCGGGCGCGCTGCTGTTCATCGCCGGCTTCACCGCGGTCTTCGTCTCCACCGGCGCGCTCTTCGGCTACTTCGGCGAGACCCTCCGGGAGAACAACGAGATCATCTCCCGGGTCCTGGGCGGCCTGGTGATCGTTCTCGGCCTCTTCTTCATGGGCGCGATCCCGGGCCTGACGATGCGGGAGTTCCGCTTCCACAAGAAGCCGACGGCAGGCCTGGTCGGCGCCCCGCTGCTCGGCGTGCTCTTCGGCGTCGGCTGGACCCCCTGCATGGGCCCGACCCTCGCGGCCGTCACCACGCTCTCCCTCGACCAGGCGAGCGCCGGCCGGGGCGCGCTGCTGACCGTCGCCTACTGCCTCGGACTCGGTCTGCCGTTCGTGCTCACCGCGATCGCCTTCCGCAAGGCGCTCGGGGCATTCGGCTGGGTGAAGAAGCACTATGCATGGGTGATGCGCATCGGCGGAGGCATGCTGATCCTGACCGGTCTGCTGCTCGTCACAGGAATGTGGGCCAGCATCGTCAGCGACATGCAGAGCTGGACCCAAAGCTTCACGGTGGGGATCTGA
- the ccsB gene encoding c-type cytochrome biogenesis protein CcsB, with protein MTPLAAAANENLAEISNYLIYSSMAVYTLAFFAHIAEWTFGSRSKVARTAAALTGAGEAGATAPAVQVRGKGGSTAVLDQPKVVTRSAAGTRDVPDGPGAAGGTVQGDLYGRIAISLTALAFLVEAAGVVARAMSVQRAPWGNMYEFSITFSTVAVGAYLVLLALKKNVRWMGLILVTTVLLDLGIAVTWLYTDSDQLVPALHSYWLWIHVSTAIFCGAVFYLGAAGTVLYLFRDAYEGKLAGGGKPGRFASSVLERMPSAASLDKFSYRINAAVFPLWTFTIIAGAIWAGDAWGRYWGWDPKEVWSFVTWVAYACYLHARATAGWKGRKAAYLALFAFACWIWNYYGVNILLSGKHSYAGV; from the coding sequence ATGACGCCGCTCGCAGCCGCAGCCAACGAGAATCTGGCTGAGATCAGCAACTACCTGATCTATTCGTCGATGGCGGTCTACACGCTCGCCTTCTTCGCGCACATCGCCGAGTGGACCTTCGGCAGCCGCAGCAAGGTGGCCCGTACGGCCGCCGCGCTGACCGGCGCCGGGGAGGCCGGGGCCACCGCCCCCGCCGTGCAGGTCCGCGGCAAGGGCGGCAGCACCGCCGTCCTCGACCAGCCGAAGGTCGTCACCCGCTCCGCCGCCGGCACCCGCGACGTGCCGGACGGCCCCGGCGCCGCCGGCGGCACCGTGCAGGGCGACCTGTACGGGCGGATCGCGATCTCGCTGACCGCGCTCGCCTTCCTCGTCGAGGCGGCCGGAGTCGTCGCCCGCGCGATGTCGGTGCAGCGGGCCCCCTGGGGCAACATGTACGAGTTCTCGATCACCTTCTCCACGGTGGCCGTCGGCGCGTACCTGGTGCTGCTCGCCCTGAAGAAGAACGTCCGCTGGATGGGCCTGATCCTGGTCACCACCGTCCTGCTGGACCTCGGCATCGCCGTCACCTGGCTCTACACCGACAGCGACCAGCTGGTCCCGGCCCTGCACTCGTACTGGCTGTGGATCCACGTCTCCACCGCGATCTTCTGCGGAGCCGTCTTCTACCTGGGCGCGGCCGGCACGGTCCTCTACCTGTTCCGCGACGCCTACGAGGGCAAGCTCGCAGGCGGCGGGAAGCCGGGGCGGTTCGCCTCGTCCGTCCTGGAGCGGATGCCCTCGGCGGCCTCGCTCGACAAGTTCTCCTACCGCATCAACGCGGCCGTCTTCCCGCTGTGGACCTTCACGATCATCGCGGGCGCGATCTGGGCGGGCGACGCCTGGGGCCGGTACTGGGGCTGGGACCCCAAGGAGGTCTGGTCCTTCGTGACCTGGGTGGCGTACGCCTGCTACCTGCACGCCCGCGCCACCGCCGGCTGGAAGGGCCGCAAGGCCGCGTACCTCGCGCTCTTCGCCTTCGCCTGCTGGATCTGGAACTACTACGGCGTGAACATCCTGCTCAGCGGCAAGCACTCGTACGCGGGCGTCTGA